A single window of Anderseniella sp. Alg231-50 DNA harbors:
- the ntrX gene encoding nitrogen assimilation response regulator NtrX, with amino-acid sequence MAVDLLIIDDEEDIRELIGGILEDEGYEARLAGNSDAALAAIAERRPAMVILDIWLQGSRLDGLDLLIEIKKVHKDLPVVIISGHGNIETAVSAIKRGAYEYIEKPFKADRLIHVVGRALENSRLKRENEQLRSQSGESSDIIGSSNVIRDLTLVLKRAAPSNGRIMLFGPMGSGKELAARSIHSWSTRAEAPFVVLPAATMLPERMEEELFGVEGQDGNPTRVGRLEAAHGGTLYLDEVADMPIETQGKVLRVLVDQTFNRVGGAKQVKVDVRIVSSSSKDLNALVKAEAFREDLLHRLAVVPINLPSLHEHREDIPELVQHFCTLYSTQSSKPLRTFADDALAMIQTMDWNGNVRQLKNSVERLLIMSGGEADEPISAELLPADLTGATSSNGSGNGIENLMSMPLKEARDTFETEYIRAQLSRFGGNISKTASFVGMERSALHRKMRALDITVTERDDSEAAQSAVGG; translated from the coding sequence ATGGCGGTTGACCTACTGATAATCGATGACGAAGAAGATATACGTGAATTGATTGGCGGTATTCTGGAGGATGAAGGGTATGAAGCCCGCCTGGCCGGTAATAGTGACGCCGCCCTGGCAGCGATAGCCGAGCGGCGCCCGGCAATGGTCATACTTGATATCTGGTTGCAGGGCTCGCGCCTTGACGGGCTGGATCTGCTGATTGAGATAAAGAAAGTTCATAAGGACCTGCCGGTGGTGATTATCTCGGGGCACGGCAATATCGAGACGGCCGTGTCCGCGATCAAACGGGGTGCTTATGAGTATATCGAAAAACCGTTCAAGGCAGACCGGTTGATACATGTGGTCGGCAGGGCGCTTGAGAATTCCCGGCTGAAGCGTGAGAACGAACAGTTGCGCAGCCAGAGCGGTGAGAGTTCCGACATAATCGGTTCCTCCAATGTGATCCGAGACTTGACGCTCGTGCTGAAGCGTGCTGCGCCCAGCAACGGGCGCATTATGCTGTTTGGTCCAATGGGATCGGGCAAGGAACTTGCGGCACGCAGTATTCACAGCTGGTCAACACGGGCCGAGGCACCGTTCGTTGTGTTACCGGCCGCCACAATGCTTCCTGAACGTATGGAAGAAGAATTGTTTGGCGTTGAGGGCCAGGACGGCAATCCCACCAGGGTTGGCAGGCTTGAAGCGGCGCACGGCGGTACACTGTACCTGGACGAAGTGGCGGATATGCCCATTGAAACCCAGGGCAAGGTGCTCCGGGTTCTCGTCGATCAGACCTTCAATCGGGTAGGTGGCGCCAAGCAGGTAAAGGTTGATGTTCGTATCGTCAGTTCCAGTTCCAAGGACCTCAATGCCCTGGTCAAGGCCGAGGCATTTCGAGAAGATCTGTTGCACAGGCTGGCGGTTGTGCCGATCAACCTGCCGTCGCTGCACGAGCACCGGGAGGACATTCCGGAGTTGGTTCAGCATTTTTGCACCCTGTATTCCACACAGTCGAGCAAGCCGCTGAGGACCTTTGCAGACGATGCACTGGCCATGATCCAGACGATGGACTGGAACGGCAATGTGCGGCAGTTGAAGAATTCGGTTGAGCGCTTGTTGATCATGTCAGGTGGTGAGGCCGACGAGCCGATTTCCGCTGAATTGTTGCCCGCCGACCTGACCGGCGCGACCAGCAGTAACGGGAGTGGAAACGGAATTGAGAACCTGATGTCAATGCCTTTGAAAGAGGCACGTGACACTTTCGAGACCGAATACATAAGGGCCCAGCTCAGTCGCTTCGGCGGTAATATCTCAAAGACGGCGTCCTTTGTGGGCATGGAGCGCTCTGCCCTTCACCGAAAGATGAGGGCACTTGATATCACCGTAACTGAACGAGACGACAGCGAGGCGGCCCAGTCGGCGGTCGGGGGCTGA
- a CDS encoding ATP-binding protein, whose product MTVLSDISSPQTSDPLHDQSAESFLSNKWLNWAGMSLASLTVLCGLGTYLYLTGLTHLEPQPDNARLLLFANGILLTLMAGLIAWQLTKLTMARMRRVPGSGLHIRIVALLSLFAVLPAIIVAAFATVTLNRGLDIWLSGQTQSIVDSAEAVAEAYIRENLEVARSDAAFIANEINQRADEFTLNREKMIRRVATFGSVRGLSGLFVMNPTTKEIAVSATANKLVKFRPPAPEDIAQATTGEMVVRQPDEGSNVIRALIRLEKVDGYYLYLYRLVNPEVIKQLGKARSQRTEFDNLIAQRRSLQLNFAALYAGIAFIFLLSAIWLGLLFSNRLVQPIVSLVSAARLVSAGELDTKVSIENATGDMATLGATFNQMTDRLQSQREELTTTNAELDERRRFTEAVLGGVSAGVLGLDESGTITLCNKSALELLELEQSDVTDKAVLDVLPEIRSIFSKAKGRFDGYADGTITRRVGDQERTFMTGVTTERGDEGTDGYVVTFDDTTELVSAQRNSAWADIARRIAHEIKNPLTPIQLSAERLRRKYGDQITGDRKVFDQCTDTIVRQVGDIGRMVDEFSSFARMPSAQLEPNNLTALVREALVLQKASDETVRFETSFPEDPVVLPLDRRLVDQAMTNLVKNARESIETRLLSDPSVPGEIQVSIKQTKTRVTVSVADNGIGLPDENRSRLTEPYMTTREKGTGLGLAIVTRIMEEHSGRLTLSDAPANFHNGRGACVSLEFKKAPEDDARESDLADHSADGKPSDHLAERA is encoded by the coding sequence ATGACTGTGTTGTCGGACATATCCAGCCCGCAAACATCCGATCCGCTGCATGACCAGTCTGCGGAGTCGTTTCTCAGCAACAAATGGTTGAACTGGGCAGGTATGTCCCTAGCCAGCCTGACTGTTCTGTGTGGTCTGGGAACCTATCTTTACCTGACCGGGCTGACGCACCTGGAGCCGCAACCGGACAATGCGCGCCTGTTGCTTTTTGCCAATGGTATATTGTTGACGCTGATGGCCGGTCTGATTGCCTGGCAACTGACCAAGCTGACAATGGCAAGGATGCGACGGGTACCGGGCTCCGGCCTGCATATTCGCATTGTCGCCCTGCTGTCTTTGTTTGCGGTGCTGCCGGCCATAATCGTTGCGGCATTTGCCACCGTGACCCTGAACAGGGGGTTGGACATCTGGTTGTCAGGGCAGACGCAGTCAATTGTTGATTCTGCCGAAGCGGTCGCCGAAGCCTATATACGCGAAAACCTCGAGGTAGCGCGCAGCGACGCAGCATTTATCGCCAACGAGATCAATCAAAGGGCTGACGAGTTTACCCTCAATCGGGAAAAAATGATCCGCAGGGTAGCGACTTTCGGCTCAGTACGCGGGCTGTCAGGTCTGTTCGTCATGAACCCGACCACCAAGGAAATTGCGGTTTCCGCAACAGCCAACAAGCTGGTCAAGTTCCGTCCCCCGGCTCCGGAGGACATTGCTCAGGCAACCACGGGAGAAATGGTGGTTCGCCAGCCAGATGAAGGCAGTAACGTGATCCGGGCGTTGATCAGGCTGGAGAAAGTCGACGGATACTATCTGTATCTCTATCGCCTGGTGAATCCGGAAGTTATCAAACAACTCGGAAAGGCCCGTTCGCAACGGACCGAATTTGACAATCTGATTGCCCAGCGCAGATCACTGCAGCTTAACTTTGCCGCCTTGTATGCAGGAATTGCGTTTATCTTTCTGTTGTCGGCGATTTGGCTGGGCCTGTTGTTTTCAAACAGGCTGGTGCAGCCCATTGTGTCGCTGGTATCGGCGGCCCGGCTGGTGAGCGCCGGCGAGCTTGACACCAAGGTTTCTATTGAAAACGCAACCGGTGACATGGCGACGCTGGGGGCAACCTTCAATCAGATGACCGATCGGCTGCAATCCCAGCGCGAAGAACTGACCACTACCAATGCCGAGCTTGATGAACGCCGCCGCTTTACCGAAGCGGTTCTGGGCGGAGTTAGTGCCGGTGTGCTCGGCCTCGATGAAAGCGGTACCATAACGTTGTGCAACAAGTCGGCTCTTGAACTGCTCGAACTTGAGCAAAGCGACGTCACAGACAAGGCCGTGCTCGATGTGCTACCTGAAATCAGGTCGATCTTCTCGAAAGCGAAAGGCCGGTTTGACGGATATGCGGACGGCACCATAACCCGCCGTGTCGGAGACCAGGAACGAACCTTCATGACCGGCGTAACCACAGAGCGCGGCGATGAGGGCACGGACGGCTACGTTGTCACCTTTGACGACACTACGGAACTTGTCTCAGCACAGAGGAACTCTGCCTGGGCGGATATTGCACGGCGAATTGCACATGAGATCAAAAATCCGCTCACGCCGATACAATTGTCTGCGGAGCGGCTGCGGCGAAAATACGGAGACCAGATAACCGGCGATCGTAAAGTGTTCGACCAGTGCACCGACACCATCGTTCGCCAGGTCGGCGACATTGGCCGCATGGTTGACGAATTTTCCTCATTTGCACGTATGCCAAGTGCGCAACTGGAACCCAATAACCTGACTGCCCTGGTGCGCGAGGCGCTGGTTCTGCAAAAGGCCAGCGACGAAACGGTAAGGTTCGAAACCAGTTTTCCCGAAGACCCGGTTGTATTGCCGCTGGACAGGCGGCTGGTCGACCAGGCCATGACCAACCTTGTCAAGAATGCCCGGGAGTCCATTGAAACCCGCCTGCTGTCAGATCCTTCGGTGCCCGGCGAGATCCAGGTTTCCATAAAACAGACCAAGACGAGAGTTACCGTTTCAGTTGCCGACAACGGGATCGGATTGCCGGACGAGAACCGTTCCAGGCTGACCGAGCCATACATGACCACACGCGAAAAGGGTACAGGCCTTGGCCTGGCAATAGTGACGCGGATCATGGAAGAGCATTCCGGCCGGCTGACTTTGAGTGATGCCCCGGCCAATTTTCACAATGGACGTGGCGCGTGTGTGAGTCTGGAGTTCAAAAAGGCACCGGAAGACGACGCACGCGAAAGCGATCTGGCAGACCATAGTGCGGATGGGAAACCCAGCGATCACCTTGCGGAAAGGGCCTGA
- the ntrC gene encoding nitrogen regulation protein NR(I): MTPGTVLVADDDAAIRTVVTQALTRAGYDVRAASNAASLWRWVSEGHGDVVLTDVVLPDESGFDILPRIRAKRPRLPVIVMSARNTIMTAITASERGAYDYLPKPFDLNALVTTVGQALEDSRKADQPVRQRQAAEESDGMPIVGRSTAMQDIYRIVARMTQTDLTVMIQGESGTGKELVARALHDFSGRKAAPFVAMNMAAIPRELIESELFGHEKGAFTGAVSRYLGRFEQAHGGTLFLDEIGDMPMEAQTRLLRVLQEGEYTSVGGVRPIKTDVRIVAATHRDLNQLIAQGMFREDLFFRLNVVPLRLPPLRERTDDIPDLVNHFLRRNEQQGLPFKTFSAGAIDALRRARWPGNIRELENFVSRLCAVHVGDEISATTVEQEFAIQSSPGADKDPASYNSLSEFVENHLVQYFAGFQPNLPPDGLYHRVIQQVEVPLINATLASTGGNQIKAANLLGINRNTLRTRIKELGLSVVKTPGTRH; this comes from the coding sequence ATGACGCCGGGAACTGTACTTGTAGCCGATGACGACGCGGCGATCAGAACCGTCGTCACCCAGGCGCTGACCCGGGCGGGCTATGATGTGCGCGCGGCAAGCAATGCCGCGTCGTTATGGCGGTGGGTCAGTGAAGGGCACGGCGACGTTGTTCTGACCGATGTGGTTCTTCCCGATGAAAGCGGATTTGATATCCTGCCGCGCATCAGGGCCAAGCGTCCGCGCCTGCCCGTGATCGTGATGAGTGCGCGAAACACCATCATGACTGCCATCACCGCAAGTGAACGCGGTGCCTATGATTATCTCCCGAAACCATTTGATCTCAATGCACTGGTTACAACCGTCGGTCAGGCTCTGGAAGATTCCCGCAAGGCTGATCAACCTGTCCGGCAGCGCCAGGCAGCAGAAGAAAGCGATGGCATGCCGATTGTCGGCCGCTCGACCGCCATGCAGGATATTTACCGGATTGTCGCGCGTATGACGCAGACGGATCTCACGGTGATGATCCAGGGTGAAAGCGGCACCGGCAAGGAACTTGTGGCGCGCGCATTGCATGATTTCTCCGGGCGCAAGGCGGCGCCGTTTGTTGCAATGAACATGGCTGCAATTCCCAGGGAACTGATTGAATCCGAATTGTTCGGGCATGAGAAAGGGGCCTTCACGGGTGCGGTATCCAGGTACCTGGGCCGGTTTGAGCAGGCCCATGGCGGAACATTGTTCCTTGATGAAATCGGCGACATGCCTATGGAGGCGCAGACACGGCTGCTGCGCGTCCTTCAGGAAGGCGAGTACACGTCTGTTGGCGGTGTGAGGCCAATCAAGACGGATGTCCGGATTGTTGCGGCAACCCACCGCGATCTGAATCAGCTGATCGCCCAGGGCATGTTCCGTGAAGACCTGTTTTTCCGGCTTAACGTGGTGCCGTTACGGTTGCCGCCATTGCGCGAACGAACCGATGACATACCTGATCTGGTGAACCATTTTCTGCGCCGGAACGAGCAGCAGGGACTGCCGTTCAAGACGTTTTCCGCCGGTGCCATAGATGCGCTGCGCCGCGCCCGGTGGCCGGGGAACATACGTGAGCTCGAGAATTTCGTAAGCCGGCTTTGTGCCGTTCATGTCGGTGACGAGATTTCGGCAACCACGGTTGAGCAGGAGTTTGCAATCCAGAGTTCACCGGGTGCAGACAAGGACCCGGCGTCATACAACTCGCTGTCTGAATTTGTCGAAAACCACCTGGTTCAGTATTTTGCCGGCTTCCAGCCCAATCTGCCGCCGGATGGTCTGTACCATCGTGTGATCCAGCAGGTGGAAGTGCCGCTGATCAACGCCACGCTGGCGTCCACCGGCGGCAACCAGATAAAGGCGGCTAACCTGCTTGGCATCAACCGCAATACGCTGCGCACCAGAATCAAGGAGCTCGGGCTCAGTGTGGTCAAGACTCCGGGGACGAGGCACTAA
- a CDS encoding ATP-binding protein encodes MNTHDQNEFSASVMLQSLPSPVVVISADDRIVAANAAAEEFFSVSQSMLKRMGLDDIVPFASPLYTATTRLRATGTTLSEYGVKLGTPRTGGGRTVDIQAGVIPEDPGSIILVILQRSVALAFDRQLNNLQAARSVSGMASMLAHEIKNPLSGIRGAAQLLETNAPVEDRELTQLICSETDRIRELVDQMEVFSDERAPAMEPLNVHTVLEHVRKLAASGFASHIAFVESYDPSLPHISGNRDQLIQVFLNLVKNASEAIDKTGAAGKITLSTSYKPGIRMQISGSERSVSLPLEIAVHDNGAGISDDVAQHLFDPFVTSKDSGRGLGLALVAKLVRDHGGIVDASTQDEGTIFRVLLPVSMGEIE; translated from the coding sequence ATGAATACACATGACCAAAACGAGTTCTCCGCGAGCGTGATGCTGCAATCTCTGCCCAGCCCGGTCGTGGTCATTTCGGCCGATGACAGGATCGTTGCCGCCAATGCAGCGGCTGAAGAGTTCTTCTCTGTCAGCCAGTCGATGCTCAAACGCATGGGCCTCGACGATATCGTGCCGTTCGCAAGCCCGCTGTATACTGCAACCACAAGACTGCGCGCGACTGGAACGACCCTGTCTGAGTATGGCGTGAAACTGGGAACGCCGCGCACCGGCGGTGGCCGAACCGTCGACATTCAGGCAGGGGTCATACCGGAAGATCCGGGCAGTATCATACTGGTCATACTACAGCGTTCCGTTGCACTGGCGTTCGACCGGCAACTCAATAACCTGCAGGCGGCACGGTCTGTGTCCGGCATGGCGTCGATGCTGGCGCATGAGATCAAAAACCCGCTGTCCGGTATTCGTGGCGCGGCACAGCTGCTGGAAACGAACGCGCCTGTCGAGGACCGGGAACTGACCCAGCTGATATGCAGCGAGACAGACCGTATTCGTGAACTGGTCGATCAGATGGAAGTGTTCTCGGACGAGAGGGCACCTGCCATGGAACCTCTGAACGTGCACACGGTCCTGGAGCACGTGCGCAAACTGGCGGCCAGCGGGTTTGCGTCCCACATTGCCTTTGTCGAGAGCTATGATCCCTCCCTGCCGCACATCAGCGGCAACCGGGACCAGCTTATCCAGGTGTTTCTCAACCTGGTCAAAAACGCTTCCGAAGCGATTGACAAAACCGGGGCCGCTGGAAAAATTACCTTATCCACATCGTATAAGCCGGGCATCCGAATGCAGATATCCGGCAGCGAGCGGTCAGTATCCCTACCGCTTGAAATTGCCGTTCATGACAATGGGGCAGGCATCTCCGACGATGTTGCCCAGCACCTGTTTGACCCTTTCGTTACTTCCAAGGACAGCGGACGCGGATTGGGTCTTGCCCTGGTCGCGAAGCTTGTGCGTGACCACGGCGGGATCGTCGACGCTTCAACACAGGACGAGGGCACGATTTTCAGGGTGTTGTTGCCGGTTTCAATGGGTGAAATCGAATGA
- the dusB gene encoding tRNA dihydrouridine synthase DusB — translation MGIFIGAHEIRNRVFLAPMSGVTDEPFRVLAHKYGAGLVVSEMVASNALVEARPDIVRRATGAGRVFPFVLQLAGREPEWMARGAELAQKIGADIIDINMGCPAREVAGKLSGSALMRDLDHACSLIDATVRASSVPVTLKMRLGWDFDCLNAPELAARAEQLGVCMITVHGRTRNQFYKGKADWAAIRSVGQAITIPLIANGDGASIDDVNAMLDASGADGVMIGRGAYGRPWWPGVLANQLDPGCGIEEPAIDQQAAIVFEHYEQIIKHYGVPNGVRIARKHIGWALERWRDKGLYDQAEMSKWRARLLKLDNADEVKSGLDELRSQLRSAAQRMVAA, via the coding sequence ATGGGCATTTTTATTGGAGCGCACGAAATTCGCAATCGCGTCTTCCTGGCTCCCATGTCTGGTGTAACCGATGAGCCGTTCAGGGTTCTGGCACATAAATACGGTGCCGGCCTTGTGGTATCGGAAATGGTTGCAAGCAATGCACTGGTGGAGGCGAGGCCGGATATAGTGCGCCGGGCAACCGGGGCAGGGAGGGTGTTTCCTTTCGTGCTGCAGCTGGCAGGCCGCGAGCCTGAGTGGATGGCGCGCGGCGCGGAGCTGGCGCAGAAGATCGGTGCGGATATCATCGACATCAACATGGGCTGTCCGGCGCGTGAGGTGGCCGGCAAGTTGTCCGGGTCAGCGCTCATGCGTGATCTCGACCACGCCTGCAGCCTGATAGATGCAACGGTGCGGGCAAGCAGTGTGCCGGTCACACTCAAAATGCGGCTGGGTTGGGATTTTGATTGTCTGAATGCACCGGAACTGGCCGCGCGTGCCGAACAGCTGGGTGTCTGCATGATCACAGTGCATGGCCGCACCCGCAATCAGTTTTACAAGGGAAAGGCCGACTGGGCGGCTATCAGGTCAGTCGGCCAGGCAATCACAATTCCGCTTATTGCAAATGGCGATGGTGCCAGTATCGACGACGTAAACGCCATGCTGGACGCATCCGGCGCAGACGGGGTCATGATCGGCAGGGGAGCTTATGGGCGACCCTGGTGGCCGGGGGTCTTGGCCAACCAGCTCGATCCTGGTTGCGGCATCGAAGAACCGGCAATCGACCAGCAGGCCGCCATTGTTTTCGAACACTACGAGCAGATCATCAAGCACTACGGGGTGCCAAACGGCGTTCGTATCGCGCGCAAGCATATCGGGTGGGCGCTCGAACGCTGGCGGGACAAGGGGTTGTACGACCAGGCCGAAATGTCGAAGTGGCGCGCCAGACTGCTGAAACTGGACAATGCAGACGAGGTTAAATCCGGCCTCGATGAATTGCGGAGCCAACTCCGCTCTGCAGCGCAAAGAATGGTTGCAGCATGA
- a CDS encoding bifunctional 2-C-methyl-D-erythritol 4-phosphate cytidylyltransferase/2-C-methyl-D-erythritol 2,4-cyclodiphosphate synthase: MTTAVIIVAAGAGLRVGGEVPKQYQQIGGQAVLRHTVRAFQRHEGIDHIQVVIGDNHDELYRAAVSDMNLPEPVQGGTTRQASVYNGLQAIAALKPTKVLIHDAARPFVDTEIISSVIDELSRSPGCIPAVAVADTLKRTNDGIIVETVDRSGLWGAQTPQAFRFSDILKAHVSAAASERADFTDDASIAEWAGLDVAIIPGRPENTKITTSADLQQAEKRLNTRTSEMLNDVRVGHGYDVHAFEDGDHVVLCGLKIPHTRKLKGHSDADVGLHTLTDAILGALCEGDIGKHFPPTDEKWKGAASDIFLKHAAKLVADRGGMISHVDLTLICQAPKMRPHVDAMRVNVAQIIGIAVDRVSVKATTTEWLGFTGREEGIAAAATATVRLPE, translated from the coding sequence ATGACCACAGCAGTTATCATCGTTGCAGCAGGCGCCGGCTTGCGTGTCGGCGGAGAAGTGCCGAAGCAATACCAGCAAATCGGTGGGCAAGCCGTGCTACGCCATACGGTGCGGGCTTTTCAACGACATGAGGGTATTGATCACATACAGGTGGTTATCGGAGACAACCACGATGAACTCTACAGGGCTGCTGTTTCAGACATGAACCTGCCAGAGCCGGTCCAGGGCGGTACGACGCGACAGGCGTCGGTGTATAACGGGTTGCAGGCAATAGCTGCGCTGAAACCGACCAAGGTCTTGATCCATGATGCAGCAAGGCCGTTTGTTGATACGGAAATCATTTCATCAGTCATTGACGAACTGTCGCGGTCACCGGGTTGCATTCCCGCTGTCGCTGTAGCCGATACGCTGAAACGCACAAATGACGGCATCATTGTCGAAACGGTCGACCGCTCCGGACTATGGGGCGCCCAGACACCACAGGCGTTTCGATTCAGCGACATTTTAAAAGCGCATGTCTCCGCAGCCGCGAGCGAGCGAGCGGATTTTACCGATGATGCATCAATCGCCGAATGGGCCGGACTGGACGTTGCAATCATTCCGGGACGGCCGGAGAACACCAAGATCACGACAAGTGCGGATCTGCAACAGGCAGAAAAACGGTTGAATACGAGGACATCAGAAATGCTGAACGATGTAAGAGTGGGTCACGGTTATGACGTACACGCCTTTGAAGACGGTGACCACGTTGTCCTGTGCGGCCTGAAAATACCGCATACCAGGAAACTGAAGGGCCATTCCGATGCCGACGTCGGCCTGCATACGCTGACCGATGCCATTTTGGGAGCCTTGTGCGAAGGCGATATCGGCAAGCACTTCCCGCCGACCGATGAAAAATGGAAAGGCGCCGCATCAGACATCTTTCTCAAACATGCCGCAAAGCTGGTTGCTGACAGGGGTGGAATGATCTCGCATGTTGATCTGACACTCATCTGCCAGGCGCCAAAAATGCGACCCCACGTGGATGCCATGCGTGTTAATGTGGCGCAAATCATCGGCATTGCCGTTGACCGGGTATCGGTGAAAGCCACCACAACGGAATGGCTGGGTTTCACAGGCCGCGAAGAAGGCATTGCAGCCGCCGCTACCGCCACAGTCCGATTGCCGGAGTGA
- a CDS encoding nicotinamide-nucleotide amidohydrolase family protein — MFDRQLVIEAKDTLDMLRDGGLMLATAESCTGGLIAGLLTSIAGSSGMVDRGFITYSNEAKSEMLDVPMALIEQHGAVSEQVAREMAEGALRNSRANVSVSVTGIAGPRGATKGKPVGLVHFGCARPEMSTHHVCMTYGDIGRNEVRHAAIGTALAMVRQSISQGGGMLA, encoded by the coding sequence ATGTTTGATCGTCAGTTAGTCATTGAAGCAAAGGACACGCTCGACATGCTGCGTGATGGCGGACTGATGCTGGCAACTGCAGAAAGCTGCACCGGTGGATTGATTGCCGGTCTCCTGACCAGCATCGCAGGCTCATCAGGCATGGTCGACCGCGGCTTCATCACCTATTCCAACGAGGCCAAGTCGGAAATGCTGGATGTGCCCATGGCACTGATTGAACAGCATGGCGCGGTATCGGAACAGGTGGCCCGTGAAATGGCGGAAGGCGCGCTGCGAAACTCGCGCGCAAATGTCTCCGTCTCCGTAACCGGCATCGCCGGCCCCCGCGGCGCTACAAAAGGAAAACCGGTAGGACTGGTTCACTTCGGGTGCGCCCGTCCGGAGATGAGTACACACCATGTCTGCATGACCTATGGCGACATTGGCCGCAACGAAGTTCGCCACGCCGCAATTGGCACCGCACTGGCCATGGTTCGCCAGTCCATCAGCCAGGGTGGCGGAATGCTGGCCTGA
- a CDS encoding YccF domain-containing protein: protein MRLILNILWLLFGGIWSAIAWLLVGILAAITIVGLPWARSCFMLANYTLWPFGRDVIARDELYGREDIGTGALGLFGNVVWFVLAGWWLAIMHLTFAVANAITIIGIPFAWAHVKLAGASLFPVGKTVQDLEIVDEAMRNTARSRVEEIRS, encoded by the coding sequence ATGCGTCTAATCCTGAACATTCTTTGGCTTCTGTTTGGCGGCATCTGGTCCGCCATAGCCTGGTTACTGGTCGGAATCCTGGCGGCAATCACCATTGTCGGCCTGCCGTGGGCCCGGTCCTGTTTCATGCTGGCGAATTATACGTTATGGCCGTTCGGACGCGATGTAATCGCCCGTGACGAACTTTACGGTCGTGAAGACATCGGAACCGGTGCGCTGGGATTGTTCGGCAACGTGGTGTGGTTCGTACTGGCCGGATGGTGGCTGGCAATCATGCACCTGACATTTGCCGTCGCCAACGCCATCACCATAATCGGCATCCCGTTTGCCTGGGCTCACGTAAAGCTGGCCGGAGCCTCCCTGTTTCCCGTCGGCAAGACCGTGCAGGACCTGGAGATTGTCGACGAGGCGATGCGCAATACAGCCCGCAGCCGCGTGGAAGAAATACGCAGCTGA
- the lysM gene encoding peptidoglycan-binding protein LysM, which yields MGIFDFIKSAGKALGIGSDEEAPTADALKKELDSHKLGTENVKVEIDGDKAIVTGDVADQSILEKAIIAVGNTLGVSKVESNLTAPSQKDPVFYTVKKGDNLWKISEAHYGKGKGAKYNVIFEANKPMLSHPDKIYPGQVLRIPELD from the coding sequence ATGGGAATTTTCGATTTCATCAAGAGCGCCGGCAAAGCACTTGGTATCGGGAGTGATGAGGAAGCGCCAACAGCGGACGCGCTGAAGAAGGAACTTGATTCACACAAGCTCGGCACCGAGAACGTGAAAGTCGAAATAGACGGTGACAAGGCCATTGTAACCGGGGATGTTGCAGACCAGTCAATTCTTGAAAAGGCGATTATTGCCGTCGGCAATACGCTCGGGGTGTCCAAGGTCGAGAGCAATCTGACCGCGCCATCCCAGAAGGATCCCGTCTTCTATACGGTGAAGAAAGGCGACAACCTCTGGAAAATTTCCGAGGCGCACTATGGCAAGGGCAAAGGCGCAAAATACAATGTGATCTTTGAAGCCAACAAACCCATGCTGAGCCATCCGGACAAGATTTATCCCGGCCAGGTTCTGCGTATTCCGGAACTCGACTAG
- a CDS encoding redoxin domain-containing protein: MALQIGDTAPNFDAETTEGNINFYDWAGDSWVVIFSHPKDFTPVCTTELGAMAGIADQFAARNTKIIGLSVDSVDDHQRWKKDIADATGNAVHYPMIGDTEMTVAKLFGMIHPNATGKAAERTAADNKTVRTVFVIGPDREVKLTLAYPMSTGRNFDEILRVLDSIQLTAKHKVATPVNWQNGDDVIIVPAVSDEEAKEKFPQGWKSPKPYIRLVSQPED; encoded by the coding sequence ATGGCTCTGCAGATTGGCGATACCGCCCCGAACTTCGATGCGGAAACGACGGAAGGCAATATCAATTTCTATGACTGGGCGGGCGACTCCTGGGTGGTGATCTTCTCGCATCCGAAAGATTTCACGCCGGTGTGCACCACCGAACTTGGTGCAATGGCAGGCATCGCGGACCAGTTTGCTGCCCGTAATACCAAGATAATCGGGTTGTCGGTCGACAGCGTCGATGATCATCAGCGCTGGAAGAAAGACATCGCGGATGCAACCGGCAACGCCGTTCATTACCCAATGATCGGCGACACCGAAATGACAGTGGCCAAGCTGTTCGGCATGATCCATCCAAACGCAACCGGCAAGGCGGCCGAGCGTACCGCAGCAGACAACAAGACCGTTCGCACCGTGTTCGTCATTGGACCGGACCGGGAGGTGAAGCTGACCCTCGCCTACCCCATGAGCACCGGTCGCAACTTTGATGAAATCCTGCGCGTACTGGATTCGATTCAGCTGACCGCCAAACACAAGGTGGCGACACCGGTAAACTGGCAAAACGGCGACGACGTTATCATCGTGCCGGCCGTGTCTGATGAGGAAGCCAAGGAGAAATTCCCGCAGGGCTGGAAGTCTCCCAAGCCCTACATCCGCCTGGTCAGCCAGCCTGAAGACTGA